In the Rhizobium sp. SSA_523 genome, TCTGACGCGATCGGCCGATCTGCGCCAGGCGCGACACACGTCCATCCTCGACAGGATCATCGTCTGGGTCGACCGGGTGAATGCCGATCCGACCACCGACCTGAAGAACCTTCTGAGCGAGATGGACCTGCTCGGCGCGCGGCTCGGCATCGAATACGACACGCATGGCATGACCGGGCGGGTGGCCCGGCTCCTGGACGACCAGCTTTCCTCCTTCTGCCAGTCGACGGATGCCTCTTTGCTGATCAGCCGTCTGCGGCTGCGCAAGAGCAAGGCCGAGCTCGCTTATGTGACGCAGGCGGCAAAACTGGCCGATGATGCGCTGGATGCGGCCCTGCCGCTGATCACCGCCGGCGGCAGCGAGGCCGATATTCTCGCGGCCATGCAGGGCGCGGTTTTTTCCGGCGGCGGCGATTACCCCGCCAACGAGTTCATCATCGGCTCCGGACCGGATGCCCTGCTCTGCCGCTACAAAGCGGGTCGACGCAACCTTGACGCACAGGATCAGCTGACGCTCGAATGGGCAGGCGTCAGCGCCCATTACCACGCAGCCATGATGCGCACGATCATCATCGGCGAGGCCTCCACGCGCCATCGCGAGCTCTACAATGCCTGCCGCGAAACCATTCTGGCCATCGAGGGCGTCCTGAAGCCCGGCCGGACCTTCGGCGACGTCTTCGACACCCATGCCCGCATCATCGACGAGCGGGGCCTGACCCGCCACCGGCTGAACGCCTGCGGCTATTCGCTGGGCGCGCGTTTCTCGCCCTCCTGGATGGAGCACCAGATGTTCCATGCCGGCAATCCGCAGGAGATCGAGCCGGATATGTCGCTCTTCGTGCATATGATCATCATGGATTCCGACAGCGGCGCCGCCATGTCGCTCGGCCAGACCTACCTGACCACCGAGGATGCGCCGCTCAGCCTCTCGCGTCATGGTCTCGAACTCATCACACGGTGACCGCAACCGGTTGACAGCGGGAAAAGCCCGACCGTAATCTTGACGGGACGGGCGCGGGGAAAAGGACGGTCGAATGCACTGGACGGGACGGGCGCTGTTCACCTGCATGATACTTTCTGCCCTTTCCGGCTGCAACACGACCGATGCGCTGACGCCGCAGGTCGATGTCGGCGGCGGCCTGTTTCCCTCTGCCGGCAATTCCTCGCCTGTCTCGCAGGATGAGGCGGCAAGGCTTGCGGCGCGGCCGGACATGCCCTCTGTCACATCCTCGGACTATCCCGCGGCACCGCGAGCGGTCGCCCGGGGGCCCGAACGCCGGGCAGCGCAAGACTTTTCGCGTGGCCCATCTGCAGGCGAAGCTAAGGCTCTCGACGAGCCGACCGATACCGAAGGCCCGTCGGCCATCACCTCCGCGCCGCTCGCAGCGCCGGCCAACTCCGCCCCAGACAATCCTGCCCCAGACAATCCCGCGCCAGCCAATCCTGCGTCAGCCAATCCTGCGTCAGCCAATCCTGAGTCAGAAAGTTCCGCCTCCGTGGCCATGTCCGCCAGCAGCCTGCGCTTCCTGCCGATCATCGGCGCGCCGGTGCAGGCGGTCACGCCGCTGTCGCGGCAGCTCGGCGCCTCCGCCCGCGCCAGCGGGTTGACGATCAAGTCGTCGAGCGACAACAGCAGCGAGCACATCCTGAAAGGCTATCTCTCCGCCTTCGACAGCGAGGGAAAGGTGACCGTCGTCTATGTCTGGGACGTGCTGGATGCCAATGGCGGGCGCCTGCATCGCATCCAGGGCCAGGAGAGCGTGCCGGCCGGCAACGGCGAGCCCTGGGCGGCCGTGCCTCCGGCCACCATGCAGATCATCGGCCAGAAGACCATCGGCAATTATGTCGAGTGGCTTCAGGCGCAGCGCAGGTGATGATCTGCCTCCGCCGGCGGGCTTTGCCGGCATCGTTTCGCCGGCGCGGGCGGTGTCGGCGCACTTGCGCATCCACAAAAAATGTCGCGGCGCCCACGAGAGTTCTTGCATTCGGGTGCAGCCTCGGTAAAAGGCCCGCATCCAGCGTAAAAACAGGCGGGCCCCAATGAAGGTTTTCGCAGGGAATTCGAACCGGCATTTGGCCGACGCGATCTGTTCCTATCTTAATGTTCCGGTCGGAAAAGCCAGCGTCAGACGGTTCGCAGACCAGGAGATCTTCGTCGAGATCCAGGAAAATGTGCGTGGCGAGGATGTCTTCGTCGTGCAGTCGACCTCCTTCCCCGCCAATGACCATCTGATGGAACTGCTGATCATGATCGACGCCTTCCGCCGCTCGTCGGCCAGGCGCATCACGGCGGTGCTTCCCTATTTCGGCTATGCACGCCAGGACCGCAAGGCCGGGCCGCGCACCCCCATTTCGGCCAAGCTGGTTGCCAATCTGATCACCGAAGCCGGCGCCGATCGCGTGCTGACGCTTGACCTGCATGCCGGCCAGATCCAGGGCTTCTTCGATATTCCGACCGACAATCTCTATGCCGTTCCGATCCTTGCCCGCGACGTGAAGGATCATTACGACCTGAAGAATGTCATGGTCGTCTCGCCCGATGTCGGCGGCGTGGTGCGTGCCCGGTCGCTCGCCAAGCGCCTCGACTGCCAGCTCGCCATTGTCGACAAGCGCCGCGAGAGAGCCGGCGAGTCCGAGGTCATGAACGTCATCGGCGACGTGACCGGTAAGGATTGCCTGCTGATCGACGATATCGTCGATTCCGGCGGCACGCTCTGCAATGCGGCCGAAGCCCTGCTGAAGAACGGCGCAACCAGCGTCACCGCCTATATCACGCACGGTGTTCTCTCCGGCGGCGCCGTGGCGCGCATCACCTCGTCCAAGCTGCGCGAACTGGTGATCACCGATTCCATCCAGCCGACCACCGCCGTCCAGTCGGCCCAGAACATCCGTGTCGTATCCACCGCCGCCCTTCTCGGCGAGGCGATCAACCGCACGGCGCTGGAAGAATCCGTCTCCAGCCTCTTCGACTGAGGCTGGCGCGGCACAGGGCCCCGGTGCTTTGTTTGGTGCTTGGCTTGATGCTGGGCGATGAACCTGCCCACGGGGCAAGGTCGGGACTACCATGACGCGAAAAACCGCGGCCATGGTCCGGATAGTTAATCAGATTTAAAGTCTCATTTGATTCTAATACCTTCAGGTTTGGAGGGAATTAGAATGTCTTCGAGTTCAAATAGGCTGGTACGGTCCGTCTCGACTGTCCGGGCGAAAGTGGCTGCGCTCGTTTTGGGCGCAACGCTTGTTTCGTGCCTTTCGGTCGGCGTCGTCAGTTATCAGATCGGCAAAGCAGGTCTTATCGATGCCAGCGAGATGCGTTTGGCATCGATCGCCGCTACACAGTCGGACGGGCTGGAACGGTTTTCCGCCCGTATCGATCAGAGCCTGGCGGAATTGTCGCAAAACACGGCCATCGGCGATGCGGCAGACGCCGTCGTCAACTATCTGAAGATCGAACGGCCGCAGATCCTCGCCGCCTTCCAGGACACGGCCAAGACGCCGGAGCAGCGCGCCGCCTTCGACGGCAATGGCACCAAGCTGCTGTATGGCGTCCAGCATGCCGGCATCCACGGCACGCTGTCCAGCGCATGGCGCAACAGCGGTGTGAGCGACATCTATGTCGTCGATAAATCCGGCATCATCATCTACAGCGTCACCAAGGGTCCGGAATTTGCCAGCAATGTTGCAGATCCGGGCAATGAAAGCCTGAAGACCATGGTCGACCAGATCATGGCCGGCCCAACCGACAAGACCTATTCGTCCGGCTTCGTGTCCTTTTCCTCCGAAGACAGCAAGACATCCGCCTTTGTGGGCCGGGCACTTGCCGTGAGCAAATGGGGCAATGTCGAGGTGAAGGGCGCGATCCTCTTCCGCGTCGCGCCGGCCAAGCTTGCGCCGGTCGTCATCCCTGACGCAGCCAATAGCGATGCCGCCTATCTCATCGCTGCCGACGGCACGGTTCGCGCCGGCACCACCGCCGCGGCCGGCGTGCCGCAGGACCTGCTTGCCCTGGCCAAGGCGCCGCAGACCGGTGCCAATTTTGCAACCTCCGGCGACAGCCGCCTCTTCTACTCCTATGTGCCGGTCAGCCTGTTCGGTCAGCAGAACCTTCTGGCGATCGGCCAGGAAGAAGCGAAGGTTCTGGCTCCGGCCAACGAGCTTGCCTTCTGGGCAACCCTTGCCACGATCGCCATCCTGCTCGGCATGGGGCTTGTCGGACTGCTCGTCTCCGCCTCCCTCACCCGTCCGCTGACGGTGCTGGCCAATCTGATGAACCGCCTGAACGACGGCGACAAGAGCATCGAGATCACCTCCGCCAACCGCAAGGACGAGATCGGCACGATGGCGCGCGCGCTCGTCTCCTTCCGCAACAATGCCCTGGAGAAGGAGCGGA is a window encoding:
- a CDS encoding methyl-accepting chemotaxis protein; protein product: MSSSSNRLVRSVSTVRAKVAALVLGATLVSCLSVGVVSYQIGKAGLIDASEMRLASIAATQSDGLERFSARIDQSLAELSQNTAIGDAADAVVNYLKIERPQILAAFQDTAKTPEQRAAFDGNGTKLLYGVQHAGIHGTLSSAWRNSGVSDIYVVDKSGIIIYSVTKGPEFASNVADPGNESLKTMVDQIMAGPTDKTYSSGFVSFSSEDSKTSAFVGRALAVSKWGNVEVKGAILFRVAPAKLAPVVIPDAANSDAAYLIAADGTVRAGTTAAAGVPQDLLALAKAPQTGANFATSGDSRLFYSYVPVSLFGQQNLLAIGQEEAKVLAPANELAFWATLATIAILLGMGLVGLLVSASLTRPLTVLANLMNRLNDGDKSIEITSANRKDEIGTMARALVSFRNNALEKERMEVASRERDEQLDLERQDREAEKARTAQELEQAISALAGALKRLSRGELNIAIDRPFAGSLDQLRVDFNDSVEQLEATMRSLTTSIDTIRAGSSDLRGASENLAHRTERQAASLEEAAAALAEMSGAVTETLQQCDMAVDVAASALTSAQSSTTVVQDAIVAMQRLEDSSAKIRQIIDVIDQIAFQTNLLALNAGVEAARAGEAGKGFAVVAQEVRELAQKSAGAARDINALIATSAADVENGVTLVLKTGDSLTMIQRSISSINETIGVIAGSSREQSGRLREISASVNELDQMTQQNAAMVEETTAAVFSLSHETDELGARISHFTLSPDHRRLHAA
- a CDS encoding ribose-phosphate pyrophosphokinase — translated: MKVFAGNSNRHLADAICSYLNVPVGKASVRRFADQEIFVEIQENVRGEDVFVVQSTSFPANDHLMELLIMIDAFRRSSARRITAVLPYFGYARQDRKAGPRTPISAKLVANLITEAGADRVLTLDLHAGQIQGFFDIPTDNLYAVPILARDVKDHYDLKNVMVVSPDVGGVVRARSLAKRLDCQLAIVDKRRERAGESEVMNVIGDVTGKDCLLIDDIVDSGGTLCNAAEALLKNGATSVTAYITHGVLSGGAVARITSSKLRELVITDSIQPTTAVQSAQNIRVVSTAALLGEAINRTALEESVSSLFD
- a CDS encoding Xaa-Pro peptidase family protein, which encodes MALHFERSEYSERLERLKEAMRAEKLDAMLLFAQESMYWLTGYDTFGYCFFQCLVVKADGEMALLTRSADLRQARHTSILDRIIVWVDRVNADPTTDLKNLLSEMDLLGARLGIEYDTHGMTGRVARLLDDQLSSFCQSTDASLLISRLRLRKSKAELAYVTQAAKLADDALDAALPLITAGGSEADILAAMQGAVFSGGGDYPANEFIIGSGPDALLCRYKAGRRNLDAQDQLTLEWAGVSAHYHAAMMRTIIIGEASTRHRELYNACRETILAIEGVLKPGRTFGDVFDTHARIIDERGLTRHRLNACGYSLGARFSPSWMEHQMFHAGNPQEIEPDMSLFVHMIIMDSDSGAAMSLGQTYLTTEDAPLSLSRHGLELITR